From the Elusimicrobiaceae bacterium genome, one window contains:
- a CDS encoding radical SAM protein: MSARHTLWCAVWELTLGCNLRCIHCGATAGSPRENELTTEEALALCDDLNRAGCRGVALMGGEPFLRPDWLAIAKRIRKNGMELSVITNGLAGTPETADRLAELAPRAVAVSLDAGEPALHDRIRGRAGAFESAWAFIGLCLARKLPVSVITTVHKQNIGELEKLETLLAGKNIAWQIQTAGGEGKRFRRELLLDGDEFYSVGLFIANLRRKYKPHQLAVIGAHDLGYHSHIIPNLMLARWEGCQAGIRVLGIRSDGGVKGCLAMNDDYLEGNIRRRPVSEIWADPGAFAYNRRFDPRRLGSNCAGCDFARTCRGGCNEMSLMATGVKHNDPYCFLKIEKKFLEAELRNPVRRAVLKLRQKVNRKVQDEHPLFKLFGGKR; the protein is encoded by the coding sequence ATGAGCGCGCGCCATACCCTGTGGTGCGCGGTATGGGAGCTGACGCTCGGCTGTAACCTGAGGTGCATCCATTGCGGCGCCACAGCCGGCAGTCCGCGCGAAAACGAACTGACGACGGAAGAAGCTCTGGCTTTGTGCGACGATCTCAACCGCGCCGGCTGCCGCGGCGTCGCCCTGATGGGGGGCGAACCGTTTTTGCGGCCGGACTGGCTGGCAATCGCGAAACGGATACGGAAAAACGGCATGGAGCTGTCCGTCATCACAAACGGGCTGGCGGGCACGCCGGAAACGGCGGACAGGCTGGCTGAGCTTGCCCCGCGCGCAGTCGCCGTCAGCCTCGACGCGGGCGAACCAGCCCTGCATGACCGCATCCGCGGCAGGGCCGGCGCGTTTGAAAGCGCGTGGGCGTTTATCGGCCTGTGTCTGGCCCGGAAACTGCCGGTCAGCGTCATCACCACGGTGCACAAGCAGAATATCGGCGAACTGGAAAAACTGGAAACGCTGCTGGCCGGTAAAAATATCGCCTGGCAGATCCAGACCGCAGGCGGCGAAGGCAAACGCTTCCGCCGCGAACTGCTTCTGGACGGCGACGAGTTTTATTCCGTGGGGCTCTTCATAGCCAACCTGCGCCGGAAATACAAACCGCACCAGCTGGCGGTGATCGGCGCGCACGATCTGGGCTATCACTCGCATATCATCCCGAACCTTATGCTCGCCAGATGGGAAGGCTGCCAGGCCGGCATACGGGTGCTGGGCATACGGAGCGACGGCGGGGTTAAAGGCTGCCTGGCGATGAACGACGATTATCTGGAAGGCAATATCCGCCGGCGCCCGGTTTCCGAAATCTGGGCGGATCCCGGCGCGTTCGCATACAACCGCCGGTTCGACCCGCGCCGGCTCGGCTCCAACTGCGCGGGCTGCGATTTCGCCAGAACCTGCCGCGGCGGCTGCAACGAAATGTCTTTGATGGCGACTGGCGTAAAACACAACGATCCTTACTGCTTCCTGAAAATAGAAAAGAAATTCCTTGAAGCCGAACTGCGCAATCCGGTGCGCCGCGCGGTTCTCAAACTGCGCCAGAAAGTGAACCGCAAGGTGCAGGACGAGCATCCCCTGTTTAAACTGTTTGGCGGGAAGCGCTGA
- a CDS encoding Npt1/Npt2 family nucleotide transporter, which yields MTNRSDRKVLYAALCVAVSSAFLVGGYEFARNSATTLFMQTLGTENMPYALAVVPVVMFGMIYLFGKVLSRTGPLRAMLLSMAVTAAVMTGAYFGVRNGSPTAAALYYIFAQAYIVVLVEQFWSFINSTLDSTQAKLYNGIVAGIGALGPIAAAYFIHSYVTRIGTEQLLLWSAATLLPSALMIILAYRYAGEPEPTEEESGGKAGTLHLSLILETKPLLILMGIIFLTQVLSTVLELKFNHILEMTIIEKNARSAFLGGFWMKVNMLSFVLQFVATPILLRKLSARAVMVAIPVIHLTLAAGLLVSPTLAVASAAFIVFKGLDYSLFRAGKELFYIPLSFDARYRAKQIVDAFTYRFSKGITATALSIWKTIAGSVPPVAYPVIALAAAGLWIRLAVPLTEKYDGNAKK from the coding sequence ATGACCAATCGTTCAGACAGGAAGGTGCTTTACGCCGCGCTGTGCGTGGCAGTTTCAAGCGCGTTTTTAGTGGGCGGTTACGAATTCGCCCGCAATTCCGCGACAACGCTGTTCATGCAGACGCTGGGCACTGAAAACATGCCCTACGCGCTGGCGGTGGTGCCGGTGGTGATGTTCGGCATGATATATCTGTTCGGGAAAGTGCTGTCGAGAACAGGCCCGCTGCGCGCAATGCTGCTGAGCATGGCTGTAACTGCGGCGGTGATGACCGGGGCCTATTTCGGCGTAAGAAACGGCAGCCCGACAGCAGCCGCGCTTTACTACATTTTCGCGCAGGCTTACATCGTGGTGCTGGTCGAGCAGTTTTGGTCGTTCATAAACAGCACGCTCGACAGCACACAGGCCAAACTTTATAACGGCATAGTGGCCGGGATCGGCGCGCTGGGCCCGATAGCGGCCGCTTATTTCATCCATTCCTATGTAACGCGGATCGGCACGGAACAACTGCTGCTGTGGAGCGCGGCCACACTGCTCCCCTCGGCGCTGATGATTATTCTGGCCTACCGCTACGCGGGCGAACCGGAGCCCACGGAAGAAGAATCGGGCGGAAAGGCCGGCACGCTGCACCTCTCCCTTATCCTGGAAACAAAGCCGCTGCTGATTCTGATGGGCATAATTTTTCTTACCCAGGTGCTTTCAACCGTGCTGGAACTGAAGTTCAACCACATACTGGAAATGACGATTATCGAGAAAAACGCGCGTTCCGCGTTTCTCGGCGGGTTCTGGATGAAAGTGAACATGCTGTCTTTCGTTCTGCAGTTCGTGGCCACGCCGATACTGCTGCGCAAACTTTCGGCCCGGGCTGTAATGGTGGCCATTCCCGTCATTCACCTCACGCTGGCGGCGGGCCTGCTGGTTTCGCCCACGCTGGCGGTCGCTTCGGCCGCGTTCATAGTATTTAAAGGGCTGGACTATTCGCTGTTCCGCGCGGGCAAGGAACTGTTTTATATCCCGCTGTCGTTCGACGCGCGCTACCGCGCCAAGCAGATCGTGGACGCGTTCACCTACCGTTTCTCCAAAGGCATCACGGCAACGGCGCTCAGCATCTGGAAAACGATCGCCGGCAGCGTGCCGCCCGTCGCTTACCCCGTAATCGCGCTGGCGGCGGCGGGCCTGTGGATCCGGCTGGCCGTGCCGCTGACCGAAAAATATGACGGCAATGCCAAAAAATGA